ACTCGAAAAGAAATTGATATGATTTATGCCCCTATATTTGTCGTACAAGCGACAAATGATGAGGTTATAGAGACAGAATCTGCCAACATTATATATAATCAAACTGAGTCACTAGAAAAGTATATCAAGTGGTATGAAAACTCAAAACATGTCATTACATTAGATCAAGAAAAAGATCAACTACATGAAGATATTTATCGTTTTTTAGAAGGGCTAAATTGGGCACACTAAAAATGAATAAGGTTTTTTATATGAGGGAGGGAATAGTATGACAGACAAAAAAGATTCACTACAAAGTCGTTTACTCGATTTTTTCGGTGAAGAAGAATATAAACCGTTAACCGTTGGAGAAATCGAAGACGAATTCGGGTTTGAAGATGCAGAAGAATTTAAGGAGCTTGTCAAAACGCTTGTGCGAATGGAAGGGCAGGGCTTAGTTGTTCGCTCACGCTCCAATCGCTATGGCTTACCGGAGCGCATGAATTTACTCCGTGGTAAATTTATCGGTCATGCAAAAGGATTTGGCTTTGTGACACCAGATATTGAAGGGATGGATGATGTATTCATTCCACCGCACGAAGTAAATGGTGCCATCAATGGCGACACGGTCCTAATTCGCGTATTAAAGGAATCCTTTGGCGATCGCCGTGAAGGCACTGTGACAAAGGTTGTGGAACGCGGACAAACAACATTTGTAGGCACATTCCAAGCAAATAGAGGATTTGGCTTCGTCGTATTGGACGATAAAAAACTACCAATGGACATCTTTATCGCAAAAGGCGATACATTAGGTGCGGTTGATGGTCACAAAGTTGTCGTGGAAATTGCCACATGGCCAGAAGATTTAAAATCAGCAACAGGCTATATTACAAAAATTTTAGGGCATAAAAATGACCCAGGTGTCGATATTTTATCGATTCTGTATAAACATGACATTCCACCAGAGTTTCCAGAAGAAGTCATCGCTGCTGCACAACGTGTGCCAGATGAAATTTCACCAGCCGATTTAGAAGGTCGTCGTGATTTACGCCATGAAACCATCGTTACTATCGATGGTGCAGATGCCAAAGATTTAGATGATGCGGTAACAGTGACAAAAAATGTAGACGGTACTTACAAGCTTGGCGTACATATTGCAGATGTCAGCTACTATGTAACACAAGGCTCTGTAATTGATATTGAAGCATATGACCGAGCGACAAGTGTCTATTTAACAGACCGCGTTATCCCAATGATTCCACATCGACTGTCAAATGGTATTTGTTCATTAAATCCACAAGTAGACCGACTAACGCTATCATGTGAAATGATTATTGATGGCAATGGGAATGTGATTGCACATGAAATTTTCCAAAGTGTTATTAAAACGACAGAGCGTATGACGTACAAAGATGTTTATAAAATTCTAGAAGAACAAGATGAAGCGCTAATTGCTCGCTATGAGTCGCTTGTACCGATGTTTAAAAACATGGCAGAGCTATCGAAAATTTTACGTCGCAAACGTGAGTTACGTGGTGCTATTGACTTTGACTTTAAAGAGTCGAAAGTAATCGTCGATGAAGATGGCTGGCCAGTCGATATTGAACTGCGTGAACGCACTGTAGCAGAGAAGTTAATTGAAGATTTCATGCTTGCTGCCAACGAAACAGTAGCAGAACATTTCCACTGGATGAATGTACCGTTCCTATACCGTATTCACGAAGATCCAAAGCCAGAAAAACTACAACGCTTCTTTGAATTCGTCACGAACTTCGGTATTTTAATTAAAGGTACAGGCAATACGGTGCATCCAAAAGCATTGCAAGATGTGTTAACAGCCATTGAAGGCATGCCAGAGGAGCCAGTTATTTCGACGATGTTACTACGCTCTATGCAACAAGCGAAGTACTATCCAGAAAGCATTGGTCACTTCGGTTTATCGACAGATTTCTATACCCATTTCACATCACCAATTCGTCGTTACCCTGACTTAGTTGTCCACCGTTTAATTCGCACGTACTTAATTAATAAAGATACGTCGAAAGAAACGCTTGCACAGTGGTCAATGGCAATGGATGAAATTGCCGACCATACATCTGAACGTGAACGTCGTGCAGTTGATGCAGAACGCGATACAGATTCGCTGAAAAAAGCACAATATATGTCTGATAAAATCGGGGAAGAATTTGAAGGTATTGTTTCATCTGTTACGAACTTCGGTATCTTTATCGAGCTACCAAACACGATTGAAGGACTTGTGCATATTAGCAATATGACCGACGATTATTATCGCTTCGATGATCGCCAAATGATGATGATTGGGGAACGTACAAACCGCCAATTCCGCATCGGTGATGAAGTCAAAGTACGAGTTGCAAACGTCATTATCGAGGAGTCATCAATTGACTTTGAAATCGTAGGAATGGTAACTTCTTATGGAAGAACAAGAAAAGCCACACCTACTGTTATTCATGCACGCAAAAACTATAGTGACAACAAAGACGGACGCAGCAGCCGTAGCAATCGTTCAGGCGGTGGCAGAGGTCGCCGTGACGAGGAAAAACCAAGCCATGGCGACTCTTCAAAACGCAGAGAACGCGGTGACAGTGATCGCGATCCACGTGGCCGACGCAAAGACAGCTCAAGCCCTGGCCCGAAAAAAGGCGTAAAACAAAAACAAAAGTTTTACGAAGGCATCGCTAAAAAAGGCAAAAAGAAAAAAACAAAACGTAAATAATGAAAAAATCCAGCGTGAGCAGGCTAAGTCCTGCTCAACCTTTGAATAGAGGGTGAACTAAATGGCAAAAGGTACTGGGAAAGTATTAGCACAAAATAAAAAAGCGGGACATGACTACTTTATTGAAGACACAATTGAAGCGGGCATGGTACTAACAGGCACAGAAATTAAAGCTATTCGTGCAGGCAAAGTCCAATTGCGCGACTCGTACGTTCGAATTACAAACGGCGAAGCATGGATTAGCAATATGCACGTTAGCCCATTCGACCAAGGGAACCGTTTCAACCATGATCCATTACGCGCCCGTAAATTGCTCCTGCATAAAAAGCAAATCGGCGAACTAGTCGGCGCAGTCAAACGCGACGGTTACACCATTATCCCTTTAAAAATGTACATTAAAGACGGCTACGCCAAACTACTAATCGGCGTCGGCAAAGGGAAAAAAGACTACGACAAACGCGACGACATGCGCAAAAAAGAAGCAAAACGTGAAATGGAACGCACCTTCAAAGCAAAAAATCAATACTAGTAGATTACGAGGAAGGCTCACCACTTGTTGTGGTGAGCTTTTTTCAATGATGTTTGCAGGTATTTGAGAGGGTGAGGAGGTTTACCCGCGAAACGAGGGGAAATACCCGCGAAGAGAGGAGGTTTATCCGCGGAATAAAGAGAAATACCCGCGAAGTAAGATGATTTACCCGCGGAACAAAAGAATATCACCTAAAGAACAAAAAATTTTCCATTTACTTGAGATTTTTTAAACGTTTTTACGTTGTTAAAGTAAGGAGGTGGGGTCTCATGGATATGCAGCTGATACAAAAAATCATTGCCGGGGATCAACAAGCTTTTCGCATCATTGTTGACACATATAAGCAGCCACTTGTCAGCTATTTAACATATCAAACGAACGACGAGGAATTGGCGAAAGATATTGCACAAGAATCATTTATCAAATGCTATGAAAACTTACTTCATTTTAAAGGTGGCTCTTTTAAGGCTTGGCTTTTTCGTATCGCGATTAATCAACTGATTGATTTTAAAAGAAAGCATAAGGAAGATGCAACACCACTTGAGGAAACGCCCTCATTAGAAACACCTGAAGTATTAATAATCAAAAAAGAACAGAACGCGTTACTTCAGCAATGGCTTGCAACATTGGAACACAAAACGCACCAAGTTTTCGTCCTAAAGTATGCTAGTAATTGCTCTTATGAAGAAATCGCTGAGACACTTAATATTCCAATATCCGAAGTACGAAACCGACTGCATAGAACAAAGAAACGGCTAAGAAACGCTATGTTGAAGGGAGAGATTAATAATGAACTGCTTATCAACTGAAGAAATGCACGATTTTATAGATGGACGAATAGAAGATAACAAAATGATGCAAATGGACAAGCATATTCAATCATGCGCAACCTGCTCTGCATTACTGGATGAACAACTTGAAACAGAACAGCTAATAAGCTACCTGTTTCCTCTGGTACATGTTGACGATTCATTTACAAATCAAGTGATGAATCAATTACCAAAGAAAAATACTTCACTTACAAAAAAGCGAGACTGGCGAGCAACTTTTGTAGCAGTCGCATTCGTCACAGCGGCATTATTATTTCTAGTATTCTCGACTATGCAGCAGGAGCCAACAACTAGTTCTACACCCATTACGATAAAAGTAAAAGACGTTAAGCTCACAGACGCTTACATTACAGTGACTCTAGCTACATCTGGCTACAATGGTGATGAAAATTTCTTCAATGAAGCAACCGTGGGAGATGTAGCACTCGTACTACCAAACGGGAAAAGTGAAATTGCTAGTTATTCTGCAGAGCAATCAATGAATGAAATTAAATTTGAGTTCCCCTTATTTAATGTGACACATGATGAATTTAAACTTCTTTTTAACTATCAACACATTTATGATGTAGATGGTCAGTGGACGTTTGAAGTACCGATTGATCGCAAGGAATTGTTAGCTCAAACAGAGACTGTCACGCTACGTTCCACGTTTGAAAAAGACGGCGTTGATGTAAACTTTATCCGTGCGCAACATGGACCACAAAACTCTCTCTTCAAATTTGAAACAAAATTTACGGAGGACATGGCAACATTTGTAGAGCAACAAGTAGAAAAGTTTACAGCTGATTTACCGCTAGCAGAAAAAGAAGCTTATGCAGGCTATAATGCACAAATATTATATGACGTTATTGACGCTGATGGACAAAAATTACAACGCTCGATGCCTGAAGATAACGTCAATATTCAAAATGATCGTTACGCTCATACGGAAACAATTAGTGCCTATCCAAGTGTAAAAGAAGGCGGCTATATAGCTGTTACTGGTGCCAAGCTTGAGTTGCCGACGAATGTCCGACATCCGCTAACTTTGGACCAATTACCGTACTCCTTTACTTATAAAGATACAGTATATGAAGTAAAGCTCTTACCCAACCAACGTCTTGAAATTTCCTCAGACGCAAAGGCTACGACGATTAACGACTGGCATATTACAGTGAACAATAAAACAGCATGGGATACAGCCCGTGTTCGAAAAGATAAAGAAAAACAGTATACAACAATCACATTCGATAAGGGGATTCAATTAGATTCGTTTATCCTTTACGGTCAAACAGAATTACAATATGTTTACTTTGATGAACCAATTCGTGTGGATATACGATAATCTAAAAACACCTTTTGATTAATAATTTTCAAAAGGTGTTTTTCATTTGCTATACTTTTTGGGCGTTGAAAGGGGACCTATCAAACTGTAAATAAGGCACTATACTTGAAGTACAGCTTGGTTTGTTTTATAATATGTATTGTTAATGCCAGATGTATTGAAGCGTAGTACTACTCTTCAACCGTACTAGAAGCAATTCTAGCTCTTTGTTTGATCGACGCCACGTGCCTCGCATCATATTCAAGGGGACGTTACGGATTCGACAGGGATGGTTCAAGCTTTGGTCGCGCGTCGGAGGTCTCGGCTCCGTCATCAACGGAAGTTATATAATAACTGGCAAACAACAAAACTTAGCTTTCGCAGCGTAAGCTCGTAAGCGCTCTGCCTCTCTATCGCCCATGTAGAGTACGTAGGGCCCAACTTTAGTGGGATACGGTCGATGGTGCCACCTGAGTCACCGGCAAGAGATTTCCAGGTTAGCGTACAGGACGCCTGTTTGTCGGCATAATGCTACGCGAAACGCAAATGGACAAACTACACGCGTAGAAGCTGAAGTATTGGAGTCTTTGGACGCGGGTTCGACTCCCGCCGTCTCCATTAAGTAGCTCAAACCATAGTAATGACAAGGCTTTAAAAAAGTGTGGTAACAATTGTGGTAACAATTCACTTTTATTTAGCTTTAAATTCAATAATTTGAGCAGGTTTGAAGTCGTTTTCCATATCGAGAACGGCTTCTTTTTCTGTTGTGGGATATAAGTGACTATAAGTGTTTAAAGTGGTAGCTACATCACTATGTCCAAGACGTGCTGCGATTACAGAAATGATTGTACCTTTGTTAATCAAATAAGAAGCATGCGAATGTCTAAAATCATGTATTCTTATTTTCTTTACTCCTGATAAAGCAACATATTTCTCGAACCGTCTGTCCAAAGTAGTTGTTGAAATACTATCATTGATCTCACCAAATACTACATAGTTCAACTTTGGGTTACGTTCTAATTTAATGGCACTTAATAAAGTCATAACATTTTTAGGCATTAATATTTTTCTACGTGATGCCTCAGTTTTTGTTGTTGTTACTTTTCGGTTATATTCTGTTTTATCTACATTGATAGCGTTAGTATCAAAATCTAAATCAGCCCATGTTAAAGCTAATAATTCACCCTTACGCATGCCACTATAATACAATGTCATGAACAATGCGTAGTACAAATCATCATCCACTACTGATACAAAAGATTTGAATTCTTCAAGAGTCCAAAAATTCACGTGTTTATTTTCTTTTAAATCAACATTACCAACAATTGAAGCTGGATTTTCTTTAGTGTACTCATTCTTAATAGCAAAGTTAAAAACAGCGGATAAAGTTGTGTGGATCTTCTTAATATGTGAAGCCGCCATTTTACTTTCAATGAGCTTATCTTGGAATTTAACAATGTCACGTTGCTTAATATTCCGTAATTCCTTACGTTTAAAATGCGGTATTAAATGTACATCTATAATACTGCTTATTTTAATATAAGAGGATTCTTTGCGTCGTTTCTGGTACCAACTTAAATACTCTTTTGCTACGAATTCAAATGTTACGACTTCTTCTACAATGCCTTCAGCTTCTAACTTCGCTTCAGCCAACAATGCAATTTTTTCTGTTTTAAAACCCCTTCGTTTAACTTGTTTTTTAGAACCATCAGGTTGTTCTATTCTAGTGATAAAATACCATGTTCCTCTAGATTCATCTTTATATACTGCCACATAAATATCTCCTTTCGAATAATCATCCTATTCAGTTATATTTACAAGTAAATCACCCCTCTCAAATTGAGAATGTTTGTTCTATTTTTTATAAAAATTTTTACCATCTATGCTTTTTAAAGATAATAGTTCTTCAGGAACTCCATTTTCTTTAATAGCATCAAAGATGGTAAAACATGAATCGTTTTTTTCTGCAAACAATTCGTCAGGTAATAACAGTTCAACAGCAAATGTATTAGCCTCTATTTCTAATTTATCTGTTGAGAATAGAGTATGTATTTTTAAAAAGGATGTGTTAGTATCCGGGTGCTGAACTGCATGACCTAATTCATGGCCACAAATAAAGATTTGAGTTTTTAAATCAGCATCTTGATTGATATGAATGATAGGTACTCTAAAATGCTTACTGTAATATCCTAGTGCATTACCTAATGGTTCGAACACAATGAGAATACCCATATATTTAGCAATTTTAAATGGATCATTGGTGCCATATTTTTTTACTAATTGATTAACGATTGACTTAATTGACGACACACGCAACACTCCTATTAACGGTACTTTTTAGGTGTGAATTTCTGTTTTGCTACACGTTTAGCTAGTCTTAATGAATTTTCTAAGCTGGATATTAATAACTCTCTATCTTCTAATTCTTCCTCACTTAATTCATCTAAAGTTCTCCCATCAAAAGATGCATGCCCCATTTTAGATAACCCTTCAAGCATTTTTTGAAGTTCTACTTGTATAGATTGTTCATCTTTTTCAGTTAGTTTTGGATTAAAGGAAATAACTTTATCATCATTTATTCCCAATAAGTAATCGGATGACACTTTGAAGTAATCAGCTATAATTCTTACGTATTCCAT
This genomic interval from Lysinibacillus sphaericus contains the following:
- the rnr gene encoding ribonuclease R, giving the protein MTDKKDSLQSRLLDFFGEEEYKPLTVGEIEDEFGFEDAEEFKELVKTLVRMEGQGLVVRSRSNRYGLPERMNLLRGKFIGHAKGFGFVTPDIEGMDDVFIPPHEVNGAINGDTVLIRVLKESFGDRREGTVTKVVERGQTTFVGTFQANRGFGFVVLDDKKLPMDIFIAKGDTLGAVDGHKVVVEIATWPEDLKSATGYITKILGHKNDPGVDILSILYKHDIPPEFPEEVIAAAQRVPDEISPADLEGRRDLRHETIVTIDGADAKDLDDAVTVTKNVDGTYKLGVHIADVSYYVTQGSVIDIEAYDRATSVYLTDRVIPMIPHRLSNGICSLNPQVDRLTLSCEMIIDGNGNVIAHEIFQSVIKTTERMTYKDVYKILEEQDEALIARYESLVPMFKNMAELSKILRRKRELRGAIDFDFKESKVIVDEDGWPVDIELRERTVAEKLIEDFMLAANETVAEHFHWMNVPFLYRIHEDPKPEKLQRFFEFVTNFGILIKGTGNTVHPKALQDVLTAIEGMPEEPVISTMLLRSMQQAKYYPESIGHFGLSTDFYTHFTSPIRRYPDLVVHRLIRTYLINKDTSKETLAQWSMAMDEIADHTSERERRAVDAERDTDSLKKAQYMSDKIGEEFEGIVSSVTNFGIFIELPNTIEGLVHISNMTDDYYRFDDRQMMMIGERTNRQFRIGDEVKVRVANVIIEESSIDFEIVGMVTSYGRTRKATPTVIHARKNYSDNKDGRSSRSNRSGGGRGRRDEEKPSHGDSSKRRERGDSDRDPRGRRKDSSSPGPKKGVKQKQKFYEGIAKKGKKKKTKRK
- the smpB gene encoding SsrA-binding protein SmpB, with the translated sequence MAKGTGKVLAQNKKAGHDYFIEDTIEAGMVLTGTEIKAIRAGKVQLRDSYVRITNGEAWISNMHVSPFDQGNRFNHDPLRARKLLLHKKQIGELVGAVKRDGYTIIPLKMYIKDGYAKLLIGVGKGKKDYDKRDDMRKKEAKREMERTFKAKNQY
- a CDS encoding RNA polymerase sigma factor yields the protein MDMQLIQKIIAGDQQAFRIIVDTYKQPLVSYLTYQTNDEELAKDIAQESFIKCYENLLHFKGGSFKAWLFRIAINQLIDFKRKHKEDATPLEETPSLETPEVLIIKKEQNALLQQWLATLEHKTHQVFVLKYASNCSYEEIAETLNIPISEVRNRLHRTKKRLRNAMLKGEINNELLIN
- a CDS encoding anti-sigma factor family protein, which codes for MNCLSTEEMHDFIDGRIEDNKMMQMDKHIQSCATCSALLDEQLETEQLISYLFPLVHVDDSFTNQVMNQLPKKNTSLTKKRDWRATFVAVAFVTAALLFLVFSTMQQEPTTSSTPITIKVKDVKLTDAYITVTLATSGYNGDENFFNEATVGDVALVLPNGKSEIASYSAEQSMNEIKFEFPLFNVTHDEFKLLFNYQHIYDVDGQWTFEVPIDRKELLAQTETVTLRSTFEKDGVDVNFIRAQHGPQNSLFKFETKFTEDMATFVEQQVEKFTADLPLAEKEAYAGYNAQILYDVIDADGQKLQRSMPEDNVNIQNDRYAHTETISAYPSVKEGGYIAVTGAKLELPTNVRHPLTLDQLPYSFTYKDTVYEVKLLPNQRLEISSDAKATTINDWHITVNNKTAWDTARVRKDKEKQYTTITFDKGIQLDSFILYGQTELQYVYFDEPIRVDIR
- a CDS encoding tyrosine-type recombinase/integrase; this translates as MAVYKDESRGTWYFITRIEQPDGSKKQVKRRGFKTEKIALLAEAKLEAEGIVEEVVTFEFVAKEYLSWYQKRRKESSYIKISSIIDVHLIPHFKRKELRNIKQRDIVKFQDKLIESKMAASHIKKIHTTLSAVFNFAIKNEYTKENPASIVGNVDLKENKHVNFWTLEEFKSFVSVVDDDLYYALFMTLYYSGMRKGELLALTWADLDFDTNAINVDKTEYNRKVTTTKTEASRRKILMPKNVMTLLSAIKLERNPKLNYVVFGEINDSISTTTLDRRFEKYVALSGVKKIRIHDFRHSHASYLINKGTIISVIAARLGHSDVATTLNTYSHLYPTTEKEAVLDMENDFKPAQIIEFKAK
- a CDS encoding ImmA/IrrE family metallo-endopeptidase — its product is MSSIKSIVNQLVKKYGTNDPFKIAKYMGILIVFEPLGNALGYYSKHFRVPIIHINQDADLKTQIFICGHELGHAVQHPDTNTSFLKIHTLFSTDKLEIEANTFAVELLLPDELFAEKNDSCFTIFDAIKENGVPEELLSLKSIDGKNFYKK
- a CDS encoding helix-turn-helix domain-containing protein: MNTFGERLKELRGKQSLEELANKLNTLYDTNISKSMLSRYENGTDPKMEYVRIIADYFKVSSDYLLGINDDKVISFNPKLTEKDEQSIQVELQKMLEGLSKMGHASFDGRTLDELSEEELEDRELLISSLENSLRLAKRVAKQKFTPKKYR